A genomic segment from Bradyrhizobium sp. ISRA430 encodes:
- a CDS encoding multidrug efflux RND transporter permease subunit: protein MISKFFIERPVLSNVIALLMILIGAVALFNLAIAQYPDVVPPTVQVTTRYPGASAKTVIDTVALPIEQQVNGVEDMLYMQSYSGSDGTYTLTVTFKIGTDLNFAQVLVQNRVSSALSQLPQSVQNQGVTVQKRSTSILLFVTLTSPDSRFDSLYLSNYATINIRDELSRVPGVGNVTVFGAGQYSMRVWLDPNKLQARDLVPQDVIQAIQQQSQQVSAGQVGAPPTPPGQAFQYTLNVNGRLDDPDQFENIIVKTGTSGDVTRVRDVGWVELGAQTYSQIFSLNNQPATGIGVFQSPGANALQVEQAVEKKMAELAKAFPQGVKYDTPFDTTKFVQASVHEVYMTLIEAGLLVLAVILVFLQDWRAMLVPATTVPVTIIGAFAAMAALGFTINMSTLFAIVLAIGIVVDDAIVVVEGAAHNIEQGMNGHDAAIRAMDQLFAPIIGITLVLISVFLPASFLAGLTGRMYSQFALVIAATALLSAINAATLKPTQCALWLRPAVPLEQRNFFYRGFNAIYNRVERGYARLIGALVRHATVSVAVALVLIGIGGYGLSRVPTGFLPIEDQGYLLAVVQLPDGASIERTQKVLERATDLITKTPGVAQVTSIAGISALDNSASLANAGVAYVTLKDWNSRGKGEDLRSLVYGLNDKLATIDEARALVLPPPAIQGIGNAAGFTMQLELRDGNSDFAKLQAITTAMVNNAQSQSALQRVSSSFRSAVPQFNVEIDRVKTQTLHVTTDQVFSALSTYLGSSYVNQFNKFGRVFQVYTQADPSFRVTERDIANMQVRNQNGDMIPIGTVAKITPATGPSLISLYNLYPSSSIVGLPAQGYSSGEALQLMEQIADKTLPPGAGYEWTAMSYQEKAVTNQIYWVFGLAMLLVYLVLAGQYESWYAPISVILAVPLALIGPTLILNGLGIDNNLYVQIGLILLIALSAKNAILIVEVGLELHVRDGKPLIESAIEAARARFRPILMTSFAFILGMVPLVIATGAGASARKSIGITVFSGMLASTCLAVLFVPAFFVVVQRFENWRASKKAATAAQPAAEVKP from the coding sequence ATGATCTCAAAATTCTTCATCGAGCGGCCGGTCCTCTCGAATGTCATCGCGCTTCTGATGATCCTGATCGGCGCCGTCGCGCTGTTCAACCTCGCGATCGCGCAATATCCGGACGTGGTGCCGCCGACGGTGCAGGTCACCACGCGCTATCCCGGCGCCAGCGCCAAGACCGTGATCGACACCGTCGCGCTGCCGATCGAGCAGCAGGTCAACGGCGTCGAGGACATGCTCTACATGCAGTCCTACAGCGGCTCCGACGGCACCTATACGCTGACGGTGACTTTCAAGATCGGCACCGACCTCAACTTCGCGCAAGTGCTGGTGCAGAACCGCGTCTCCAGCGCGCTGTCGCAATTGCCGCAGTCCGTGCAGAACCAGGGCGTCACCGTGCAGAAGCGGTCGACCTCGATCCTGCTGTTCGTGACGCTGACCTCGCCGGACTCCAGGTTCGACAGCCTTTATCTGAGCAACTACGCCACCATCAACATCCGTGATGAGCTCTCGCGCGTACCCGGCGTCGGCAATGTCACGGTGTTCGGCGCCGGCCAGTATTCGATGCGGGTATGGCTCGATCCGAACAAGCTGCAAGCCCGCGATCTGGTGCCGCAGGACGTCATCCAGGCGATCCAGCAGCAGAGCCAGCAGGTCTCGGCCGGCCAGGTCGGCGCGCCCCCGACGCCGCCGGGACAGGCGTTCCAGTACACGCTGAACGTCAACGGCCGGCTCGACGATCCCGACCAGTTCGAGAACATCATCGTCAAGACTGGCACGAGCGGCGACGTCACGCGGGTGCGCGACGTCGGCTGGGTCGAGCTCGGTGCCCAGACCTACAGCCAGATCTTTTCGCTCAACAATCAGCCCGCCACCGGCATCGGCGTATTCCAGTCGCCCGGCGCCAACGCGCTCCAGGTCGAGCAGGCCGTCGAGAAGAAAATGGCCGAGCTCGCAAAGGCCTTCCCGCAAGGCGTCAAATACGACACGCCGTTCGACACCACCAAATTCGTGCAGGCATCGGTTCACGAAGTCTACATGACCCTGATCGAGGCCGGCCTGCTCGTGCTGGCGGTGATCCTGGTGTTCCTCCAGGACTGGCGCGCGATGCTGGTGCCGGCGACCACGGTGCCGGTGACCATCATCGGCGCCTTCGCCGCGATGGCAGCGCTGGGCTTCACCATCAACATGTCGACTCTGTTTGCGATCGTGCTCGCGATCGGCATCGTCGTGGACGACGCGATCGTCGTGGTCGAAGGCGCCGCCCACAACATCGAGCAGGGCATGAACGGCCACGACGCCGCAATCCGGGCGATGGACCAGCTATTTGCGCCGATCATCGGCATCACGCTGGTGCTGATCTCGGTGTTCCTGCCGGCCTCCTTCCTCGCGGGTCTCACCGGCCGCATGTATTCGCAATTCGCGCTGGTGATCGCTGCAACCGCGCTGCTGAGCGCGATCAATGCGGCGACGCTGAAGCCGACCCAGTGCGCGCTGTGGCTGCGGCCGGCGGTGCCGCTGGAGCAACGCAACTTCTTCTACCGCGGCTTCAACGCCATCTATAACCGCGTCGAACGAGGCTATGCGCGGCTGATCGGCGCGCTGGTCAGGCATGCGACCGTCTCGGTCGCTGTGGCATTGGTCCTGATCGGGATCGGCGGCTATGGCCTGTCGCGTGTGCCGACGGGATTCCTTCCGATCGAGGACCAGGGCTATCTGCTCGCCGTCGTTCAACTTCCCGACGGCGCCTCGATCGAGCGAACCCAGAAGGTGCTCGAAAGGGCCACCGACCTCATCACCAAGACGCCGGGCGTGGCACAGGTCACCAGCATCGCCGGCATTTCCGCGCTCGACAACAGCGCGAGCCTCGCGAATGCCGGCGTCGCCTACGTTACTCTGAAGGACTGGAATTCGCGCGGCAAGGGCGAGGATCTGCGCTCGCTGGTCTACGGATTGAACGACAAGCTCGCGACGATCGATGAGGCGCGCGCACTGGTGCTGCCGCCGCCGGCGATTCAGGGCATCGGCAACGCGGCCGGCTTCACGATGCAGCTCGAACTGCGTGACGGCAACAGCGATTTCGCAAAGCTGCAGGCAATCACGACCGCGATGGTCAACAACGCCCAAAGCCAGAGCGCACTGCAGCGCGTCTCGTCCTCGTTCCGGTCGGCGGTGCCGCAATTCAATGTCGAGATCGATCGCGTCAAGACGCAGACGCTGCACGTGACGACGGACCAGGTGTTCTCCGCCCTCTCCACCTACCTCGGCTCGTCCTACGTCAACCAGTTCAACAAGTTCGGCCGCGTGTTCCAGGTCTATACCCAGGCCGATCCGTCGTTCCGCGTCACCGAGCGCGACATCGCCAACATGCAGGTGCGCAACCAGAACGGCGACATGATCCCGATCGGCACCGTCGCCAAGATCACGCCCGCCACGGGGCCGTCGCTGATCAGTCTCTACAATCTCTATCCGTCGTCCAGCATCGTCGGCCTGCCGGCGCAGGGCTACTCCTCCGGCGAGGCGCTGCAGCTCATGGAGCAGATCGCCGACAAGACGCTGCCGCCCGGCGCCGGCTATGAATGGACCGCGATGTCCTATCAGGAGAAGGCGGTCACCAACCAGATCTACTGGGTGTTCGGCCTTGCCATGCTGCTGGTCTATCTCGTGCTGGCTGGCCAGTATGAGAGCTGGTACGCGCCGATCTCGGTGATCCTCGCGGTGCCCCTGGCGTTGATCGGACCGACGCTGATTCTGAACGGTTTGGGAATCGACAACAATCTCTATGTCCAGATCGGCCTGATCCTGCTGATCGCGCTGTCGGCCAAGAACGCCATTCTGATCGTCGAGGTCGGGCTTGAGTTGCACGTCCGCGACGGCAAACCCCTGATCGAGTCTGCGATCGAAGCGGCCCGCGCCCGCTTCCGCCCGATCCTGATGACGTCGTTTGCCTTCATCCTCGGCATGGTGCCGCTGGTGATCGCGACCGGCGCCGGCGCCAGCGCGCGCAAATCGATCGGCATCACGGTGTTCTCGGGCATGCTGGCCTCGACCTGCCTTGCAGTGCTGTTCGTGCCGGCCTTCTTCGTGGTGGTGCAGCGCTTCGAGAACTGGCGCGCATCGAAGAAGGCGGCGACTGCGGCGCAGCCGGCTGCGGAAGTGAAGCCTTAA
- a CDS encoding AraC family transcriptional regulator: MSAAELEMSARRSSTERLAEFARVSTADVDEAAEQVGRIFCPHDLKPMQARSSGFSARHNCAAFDGFSISYVGYGGSVIIDPGCLERFFLVQIPLRGAARIRAGASDIATAPGRAASLLSPTIPTRMVWTDCAQAILLLDRRMVEQRAAALSGRTSAAVEFDPVIDLNAPTAFGLRAKLDALMTLAERLGPSRSLSAVATADWRETLLDHFLNHQRHDLSDAIRTFSGQAERLPRALRAARDYLAVNAGEPLDLVQLACVSGIGIRALQLGFRRHFGQSISGMLRDIRLANLHARLSQAVPDASITDIALDLGFTHLSRMAGDYRAKFGETPSATLRRRLS; the protein is encoded by the coding sequence ATGTCCGCAGCCGAGCTGGAAATGAGCGCGCGCCGCTCCAGTACCGAAAGGCTCGCGGAGTTCGCCCGCGTCAGCACGGCTGATGTCGACGAGGCGGCCGAGCAAGTCGGGCGCATCTTCTGCCCGCATGACCTCAAGCCCATGCAAGCGCGGTCGTCCGGCTTCTCGGCCCGGCACAACTGCGCGGCCTTTGACGGCTTTTCGATCAGCTATGTCGGCTATGGCGGATCGGTCATTATCGATCCCGGCTGCCTCGAACGCTTCTTCCTGGTGCAGATCCCCCTGCGGGGCGCCGCCCGGATACGCGCGGGCGCCAGCGACATCGCGACCGCGCCGGGACGGGCAGCCTCGCTGTTGTCCCCGACGATTCCGACCCGGATGGTGTGGACCGACTGCGCGCAGGCGATCCTGCTGCTCGACCGCCGCATGGTCGAGCAGCGCGCTGCGGCGCTGTCGGGCCGGACATCCGCGGCCGTCGAGTTCGATCCGGTCATAGACCTGAACGCGCCCACTGCATTCGGCCTCCGAGCGAAGCTCGACGCTTTGATGACGCTTGCCGAACGCCTCGGACCATCCCGCAGCCTTTCGGCGGTCGCGACCGCCGACTGGCGCGAGACGCTGCTCGATCATTTCCTCAACCACCAACGGCACGACCTGTCCGATGCGATCAGGACGTTCTCGGGACAGGCCGAACGCCTGCCGCGCGCGCTTCGCGCCGCGCGGGACTATCTTGCGGTCAATGCCGGTGAACCGCTCGATCTCGTGCAGCTTGCCTGCGTGTCCGGCATTGGCATCCGCGCACTTCAGCTCGGCTTTCGCCGGCATTTCGGCCAGTCGATCTCCGGGATGTTGCGCGACATCCGCCTCGCCAACCTCCACGCTCGCCTCTCGCAAGCCGTGCCCGATGCCTCCATCACCGACATCGCCCTCGATCTCGGCTTCACGCATTTGAGCCGCATGGCCGGCGACTACCGCGCAAAATTCGGCGAGACGCCCTCGGCGACCCTGAGGCGGCGGCTGAGTTAG
- a CDS encoding cupin domain-containing protein produces MTALEKGITANGTGYGGKSWNILGQLYFPKAITDSTFAFETNSEPGQFVPVHIHPTQDEFILVQEGVLDLKLDGQWVKAKAGDLVRMPRGIPHGYFNKSDKPCRALFWVSPMQKLEALFNQLHNLTDPAEVVRISALHEVDFLPPEAND; encoded by the coding sequence ATGACTGCACTCGAGAAGGGCATTACCGCGAACGGCACGGGCTATGGCGGCAAGAGCTGGAACATCCTGGGCCAGCTCTATTTCCCGAAAGCCATCACCGACTCCACCTTCGCGTTCGAGACCAACAGCGAGCCCGGCCAGTTCGTGCCGGTGCACATCCATCCGACCCAGGACGAGTTCATCCTGGTGCAGGAAGGCGTGCTCGACCTCAAGCTCGACGGCCAGTGGGTCAAGGCCAAGGCCGGCGATCTCGTGCGCATGCCGCGCGGCATCCCGCACGGCTATTTCAACAAGTCGGACAAGCCGTGCCGCGCGCTGTTCTGGGTCTCGCCGATGCAGAAGCTGGAGGCGCTGTTCAACCAGCTCCACAACCTGACCGACCCCGCCGAGGTCGTGCGCATCTCGGCCCTGCACGAGGTCGACTTCCTGCCGCCCGAGGCCAACGACTAG
- a CDS encoding efflux RND transporter periplasmic adaptor subunit — MTRASPARRNGQLGQIGRALAAAATVIALAGCEDKNTFVAPPPPKVDVATPIQRPVTRYVEATGNTAPIKSVDLVARVQGFLQSIDYTDGAFVKQGTQLFTIEPETYKLKLEQAQAAEIGAQATLKQAETDFKRQVELVQRQAVSQATLDTSTSTRDNAQASLQQAQANTRLAAVNYGYTNVTAPFDGIVSAHMVSIGELVGVSSPTQLATIVAMNPIYVNFTVNEQDVLRIRAEAARRGLTVADLKQFPILVGLQTETGYPHEGHLDYVAPTLNQSTGTLAVRGLVPNDNRVLLPGYFVRVRVPFDQDKNALLVPDTALGSDQSGRYLLVVNNENTVEQRKVQIGQVDNGLRVIESGLKPDDRVVIAGLLKVIPGQKIDPQVTKIEQPQASAK; from the coding sequence ATGACGCGCGCCAGTCCCGCTCGACGCAACGGACAGTTGGGACAAATCGGGCGGGCGCTGGCCGCTGCAGCGACCGTGATTGCCCTTGCCGGCTGCGAGGACAAAAACACGTTCGTGGCGCCGCCGCCGCCCAAGGTGGACGTCGCGACGCCGATCCAGCGTCCGGTGACGCGCTATGTCGAAGCCACCGGCAACACCGCGCCGATCAAAAGCGTCGATCTCGTGGCACGTGTGCAGGGCTTCCTGCAATCGATCGACTACACCGACGGCGCGTTCGTCAAGCAGGGCACCCAGCTCTTCACGATCGAGCCGGAAACCTACAAGCTCAAGCTGGAGCAAGCGCAAGCCGCCGAGATCGGTGCGCAGGCCACGCTCAAGCAAGCCGAAACCGATTTCAAGCGTCAGGTCGAACTCGTGCAACGCCAGGCGGTCTCGCAGGCGACACTCGACACCTCGACATCCACGCGCGACAACGCCCAGGCCAGTCTCCAGCAGGCCCAGGCCAACACAAGGCTCGCCGCAGTGAATTACGGCTACACCAATGTGACTGCGCCGTTCGACGGCATCGTCAGCGCGCACATGGTCTCGATCGGCGAACTCGTCGGCGTCTCCTCCCCGACCCAGCTCGCGACCATCGTAGCGATGAATCCGATCTATGTGAACTTCACGGTCAACGAGCAGGACGTCCTGCGCATCCGTGCTGAAGCTGCGCGCCGCGGGCTGACCGTCGCCGATCTCAAGCAGTTTCCGATCCTGGTGGGCCTCCAGACCGAGACCGGCTATCCCCATGAGGGCCATCTCGACTATGTCGCGCCGACCCTCAACCAATCGACCGGCACGCTCGCGGTGCGTGGCCTCGTGCCCAACGATAATCGGGTATTGCTGCCCGGCTATTTCGTCCGCGTCCGCGTGCCCTTCGACCAGGACAAGAATGCCCTCCTCGTCCCCGACACCGCGCTCGGCAGCGACCAGAGCGGCCGCTATCTCCTGGTGGTCAACAACGAGAACACGGTTGAGCAGCGCAAGGTGCAGATCGGTCAGGTGGACAACGGACTACGCGTGATCGAAAGCGGCCTGAAGCCGGACGACCGCGTGGTGATCGCGGGCCTGCTCAAGGTCATTCCGGGCCAGAAGATCGACCCGCAAGTGACGAAGATCGAGCAGCCGCAGGCGTCTGCCAAGTAG
- a CDS encoding NAD(P)/FAD-dependent oxidoreductase → MVSPKHVCVIGAGVSGLAAAKAFSTRGHRVTIVERSADLGGVWEPARSYPEVQTQSPKELYRYTDRAMPQGYPEWPTGPQVYAYLIDYARSFGIDRMLRLRTSVAGMARRADGKPGWTLTLTDKSGAITNEDFDFVAVCTGQFNEPRELNCPGEDGFKAQGGQILHSSKYNDPALAKGRRVVVLGGSKSATDIAVNAVKAGAREVTIVMREPVWRIPYFIGGLVNFKRILYIRAQEQMFPGWGASPIARLAHRLAAPLVWANWRGLESLLKAQLKLGACRMVPKERIEDGVNCSVPIATPGFYPMVADGRIKALFGSFDHYEGETVVMSGGEHVAADVAVLAIGYKLGVPFLPAAYQAKLVDADGQYRLYRLIANPDLPELGFVGFNSSFCTVLCADLAANWLVRYADGQLARQPRAQEMRDNIEMMLHFKRVERPAAGVYGGLCVAPYHYRHFDELLADIGAKEHKRSRLAERFLPPDADAYAKFLASAPDYRAAA, encoded by the coding sequence ATGGTCAGCCCCAAGCATGTCTGCGTGATCGGCGCCGGCGTCTCCGGCCTTGCCGCCGCAAAGGCGTTTTCTACCCGCGGTCACCGGGTCACTATCGTCGAACGTAGCGCCGATCTCGGCGGCGTCTGGGAGCCGGCACGCTCCTATCCGGAGGTGCAGACCCAGAGCCCGAAGGAGCTCTACCGCTACACCGATCGCGCCATGCCGCAAGGCTATCCGGAATGGCCGACTGGGCCGCAGGTCTATGCCTACCTCATCGACTATGCGAGGAGCTTCGGCATCGACCGCATGCTGCGGCTTCGCACCAGCGTGGCCGGCATGGCGCGGCGCGCGGACGGCAAGCCGGGCTGGACGCTGACGCTGACGGACAAGAGTGGCGCGATCACGAATGAGGATTTCGATTTCGTCGCCGTCTGCACCGGACAATTCAACGAGCCGCGCGAGCTGAACTGTCCCGGCGAAGACGGATTCAAGGCGCAGGGCGGCCAGATCCTGCATTCGTCCAAATACAATGACCCCGCGCTTGCGAAGGGGCGCCGCGTCGTCGTGCTCGGCGGATCGAAATCGGCGACCGACATCGCCGTCAACGCGGTGAAGGCGGGCGCGCGCGAGGTGACGATCGTGATGCGTGAACCGGTCTGGCGCATTCCCTACTTCATCGGCGGGCTCGTCAACTTCAAGCGCATCCTCTACATCCGAGCCCAGGAGCAGATGTTTCCCGGCTGGGGCGCGAGCCCGATAGCCCGCCTCGCTCATCGCCTCGCGGCTCCCTTGGTCTGGGCGAACTGGCGCGGGCTGGAAAGCCTGTTGAAGGCACAGCTCAAGCTCGGGGCATGCCGGATGGTGCCGAAGGAGCGCATCGAGGATGGCGTCAATTGCTCGGTGCCGATCGCCACGCCCGGCTTCTATCCGATGGTCGCCGACGGCCGCATCAAGGCGCTGTTCGGCAGCTTCGATCATTACGAAGGCGAGACTGTCGTGATGAGCGGAGGCGAGCACGTCGCCGCAGATGTCGCAGTGCTCGCGATCGGCTACAAGCTCGGCGTGCCGTTCCTGCCCGCAGCGTATCAGGCCAAGCTGGTCGATGCGGACGGGCAGTACCGGCTCTATCGTCTGATCGCCAATCCGGACCTGCCGGAGCTCGGCTTCGTCGGCTTCAATTCCTCGTTCTGCACCGTGCTCTGCGCCGACCTCGCCGCCAACTGGCTGGTCCGCTACGCTGACGGGCAACTCGCACGCCAGCCGCGGGCGCAAGAGATGCGCGACAACATCGAGATGATGCTGCACTTCAAGCGCGTCGAGCGGCCGGCCGCAGGCGTCTATGGCGGTCTTTGCGTCGCACCCTACCACTACCGTCACTTCGACGAGCTCTTGGCCGACATCGGCGCCAAGGAGCACAAGCGGAGCCGCCTTGCCGAACGCTTCCTGCCACCGGATGCCGACGCCTACGCAAAGTTCCTGGCGTCGGCGCCGGACTACCGGGCAGCGGCATGA
- a CDS encoding ABC transporter substrate-binding protein, with the protein MPTTLWSACAGVALAAAIAMPALADGLRDEIAPTGKLRVAIAISPAGGAFWSTRTETGYAGVPVDLGKEMAARLGVPVEYVVHQNSGQITDAAAKGTWDVTFLPKDPERETKMTFGPIYEVADATYIVRPGSDITSFAALDQPGTKIAAVNNTTTMRGAIAHLKNAKVTGYQTYDEIFDLLKSGGIDAFALSRDQLNKMAQKIPGTRVLDETFKKTVTAVAVPPGHPQALAFVTKFMAEATTNGTLRKAYDNNGLKDSPIRTQ; encoded by the coding sequence ATGCCAACGACACTCTGGTCGGCCTGCGCCGGCGTCGCGCTGGCGGCGGCGATCGCCATGCCCGCGCTAGCCGACGGCTTGAGGGACGAGATTGCGCCGACCGGCAAGCTGCGGGTCGCGATTGCGATCAGCCCCGCGGGTGGCGCGTTCTGGTCGACCAGGACCGAAACCGGCTATGCCGGCGTGCCGGTCGACCTCGGCAAGGAAATGGCTGCCCGGCTCGGCGTGCCCGTCGAATATGTCGTGCACCAGAATTCCGGACAGATCACCGATGCCGCCGCGAAAGGCACCTGGGACGTCACCTTCCTGCCCAAGGATCCCGAACGCGAGACCAAGATGACGTTCGGCCCGATCTACGAGGTCGCGGACGCCACGTATATCGTCAGGCCCGGCTCTGATATCACCAGCTTCGCCGCGCTCGATCAGCCCGGCACAAAGATTGCCGCTGTCAACAACACCACCACGATGCGTGGCGCAATCGCGCATCTGAAGAATGCGAAGGTTACGGGCTATCAGACCTACGATGAAATCTTCGATCTCCTGAAGAGCGGCGGAATCGACGCCTTTGCGCTGTCGCGCGACCAGCTCAACAAGATGGCGCAGAAGATTCCGGGCACGCGCGTGCTGGATGAGACCTTCAAGAAGACCGTCACCGCCGTCGCCGTGCCGCCCGGCCATCCGCAGGCACTGGCATTCGTCACCAAGTTCATGGCGGAGGCGACGACGAACGGCACGCTGCGCAAGGCCTATGACAATAACGGCCTGAAGGACTCGCCGATCCGCACGCAGTAG
- a CDS encoding PAS domain S-box protein, translating into MKPRGLLTLAMALQAVVTAAALLASYALIRTAQPHEFGPAQILALLASGGVALVLARFCARRVESRQSKQAAAQMAGEAELRAALAQSERQTQAVIETAFDAFVQTDEDGIVVSWSPQAEALSGWTRAEAIGRDVVDLVVAEPLRDAFRQRMTQRLPELSESPIGIRFEASLIHRNGDQILIEASSTALRRGGSYVVNTFVRDVTQKRAAEEQLIQAQKMEAVGQLTGGIAHEFNNMLTVITGTIEILAEAVRNDPHLSTITKLISEAADRGATLTSSLLSFARKQSLLPSEIDVNELIEEVARLLLATFDKKIEIATKLNREAWPALVDKGQLSSALLNLALNARDAMADGGKLTIMTSNVVFGLRDAAAAGVGYAGDYVEIAIADTGTGIAQSNLGRIFDPFFSTKEVGKGTGLGLSMVFGFVKQSGGSIKVSSEEGRGTTFRIYLPKAETGTGRATGDSVHRMVGGHETILCVEDDREVRKYVTVQLESLGYKVIVAAGAVEALAIAAEGTPFDLLFSDIVMPGGMNGRELAERLVAARPSLRVLLTSGYAYDSLHAQDRAGHGVPLLTKPYRKAELARMLRRCLDTAVDAVGDPIPLPYSVQPEVDRFLRKQASDENGATRSKK; encoded by the coding sequence ATGAAACCAAGGGGGCTTTTGACACTTGCCATGGCCTTGCAGGCCGTGGTGACTGCCGCGGCCCTGCTGGCGTCGTATGCCTTGATCCGCACCGCCCAGCCGCACGAGTTCGGCCCGGCGCAAATCCTGGCGCTGCTCGCAAGCGGCGGCGTCGCGCTTGTCCTCGCGCGGTTCTGCGCGCGCCGGGTCGAAAGCCGGCAGAGTAAGCAGGCCGCCGCGCAAATGGCCGGCGAGGCGGAGCTGCGCGCCGCGCTCGCGCAAAGCGAGCGGCAAACGCAGGCGGTAATCGAAACCGCATTCGACGCCTTCGTCCAAACCGATGAAGACGGCATCGTGGTGTCGTGGAGCCCGCAGGCCGAAGCGCTGTCGGGCTGGACGCGCGCGGAGGCGATCGGCCGCGACGTGGTCGACCTCGTCGTTGCCGAGCCGCTCCGCGACGCGTTCAGGCAGCGCATGACGCAGCGCCTGCCCGAGTTGTCTGAAAGCCCGATCGGTATCCGCTTCGAAGCGAGCCTGATCCACAGGAACGGCGACCAGATCCTGATCGAGGCATCGAGCACGGCGCTACGCCGCGGCGGGAGCTATGTCGTCAACACCTTCGTCAGGGACGTGACGCAGAAGCGTGCCGCCGAAGAGCAACTGATCCAGGCGCAGAAGATGGAAGCGGTCGGCCAGCTCACGGGCGGCATCGCGCACGAGTTCAACAATATGCTCACCGTCATCACCGGGACGATCGAGATCCTCGCGGAGGCCGTAAGGAACGATCCGCATCTTTCGACGATCACGAAACTGATCAGCGAAGCGGCCGATCGCGGCGCCACGCTGACCTCCAGCCTGCTCTCATTCGCAAGGAAGCAATCGCTGCTGCCGAGCGAGATCGACGTCAACGAGCTGATCGAGGAGGTCGCCAGACTCCTGCTCGCCACCTTCGACAAGAAGATCGAGATCGCGACGAAGCTCAATCGCGAGGCCTGGCCGGCGCTCGTCGACAAGGGACAGTTGAGCTCGGCGCTGCTCAATCTCGCGCTCAACGCCCGCGATGCGATGGCCGACGGCGGCAAGCTCACGATCATGACGAGCAATGTCGTGTTCGGGCTGCGTGACGCCGCGGCGGCCGGCGTCGGCTATGCCGGCGACTACGTCGAAATCGCCATTGCCGACACCGGCACCGGGATTGCGCAGTCCAATCTCGGCAGGATCTTCGATCCGTTCTTTTCCACGAAGGAGGTTGGAAAGGGGACCGGGCTCGGGCTCAGCATGGTGTTCGGTTTCGTCAAGCAGTCCGGCGGCAGCATCAAGGTCTCCTCGGAGGAAGGCCGTGGCACCACGTTCAGGATCTACCTGCCCAAGGCCGAGACCGGCACAGGCCGCGCGACCGGCGACAGCGTGCACAGGATGGTCGGCGGACATGAGACCATCCTCTGCGTCGAGGACGACCGCGAGGTGCGCAAATACGTGACGGTCCAGCTTGAGAGTTTGGGCTACAAGGTCATCGTCGCTGCCGGCGCCGTCGAGGCGCTCGCCATTGCCGCAGAAGGTACGCCCTTCGACCTCCTGTTCAGCGACATTGTCATGCCCGGCGGCATGAATGGCCGGGAGCTTGCCGAACGCCTTGTCGCCGCGCGGCCGTCATTGCGGGTCCTGCTCACCTCGGGCTACGCCTACGACTCGCTGCATGCGCAGGACCGCGCCGGCCACGGCGTGCCACTCCTGACCAAACCCTACCGCAAGGCCGAGCTCGCGCGCATGTTGCGCCGCTGCCTTGACACTGCCGTCGACGCCGTCGGCGATCCGATCCCGCTACCCTACTCGGTCCAACCCGAGGTTGACCGCTTCCTGCGCAAGCAGGCGTCCGACGAGAACGGCGCGACGCGGTCAAAGAAGTAG